A genomic stretch from Juglans microcarpa x Juglans regia isolate MS1-56 chromosome 3S, Jm3101_v1.0, whole genome shotgun sequence includes:
- the LOC121258231 gene encoding cytochrome P450 71B10-like: MNLYAILVWIALLICLPLLLLMKKKQAAQRQNKQLHPPPSPPKLPIIGNLHQLGELRHQSLWRLSKKYGPVMLIHLGGIPNIVISSAEAAREVLKVHDLDCCSRPPIDTARRLTYNYRDMAFAPYGQYWREIRKICVLEVFSVKRVQSYRSIRVEEVDMLINSIWKSSSSATFVDLSEKLFGLTANVTFRIAFGKSFRGSDLDNERFQDVVNDAEAMMGSFNASEYVPYVGWIVDRLSGRLEKLERIFHELDDFFQQVIDLHLEPDRTKPEHEDIIDVLLKVEREQTEADAAHFSKENIKAVLLNLFLGGVDTGAITMIWAMAELVRSPKVMKRAQDEVRKIVGNKGRVTEIDTDHLPYLKMIMKETFRLHPPATLLLPRQTMVPFKLNGYDINPQSVIQVNAWAIGRDPQYWKNPEEFIPERFTDSSVDYKGQNFEFLPFGAGRRGCPGIYMATSTIELALANLLYCFDWKLPPGMKEEDINMEESLGLSLTTSKKTALNLVPVKLF, from the exons ATGAATCTTTATGCCATACTCGTGTGGATTGCTCTTCTGATATGTCTTCCTCTGCTGCTGCTCATGAAAAAAAAGCAAGCAGCTCAAAGGCAAAACAAGCAGCTGCATCCACCACCAAGCCCTCCAAAGCTTCCCATTATAGGTAACTTGCATCAACTTGGTGAATTGCGTCACCAATCTCTCTGGAGACTCTCCAAAAAGTATGGCCCTGTTATGCTGATTCATCTCGGCGGGATCCCAAATATTGTCATATCTTCTGCTGAGGCTGCCCGAGAGGTCTTAAAAGTTCATGATCTTGACTGTTGCAGCAGACCGCCCATAGACACCGCCAGAAGACTCACATACAATTATCGAGACATGGCTTTTGCACCTTATGGCCAATATTGGAGagagataagaaaaatatgTGTTCTTGAGGTTTTTAGTGTGAAGAGGGTGCAGTCATATCGATCCATTAGGGTAGAAGAAGTGGATATGCTTATCAATTCAATATGGAAGTCTTCTTCTTCTGCAACTTTTGTTGATCTGTCTGAGAAGCTGTTTGGTCTCACTGCAAATGTGACTTTTAGAATTGCTTTTGGTAAGAGTTTCCGTGGGAGTGATTTAGATAATGAAAGGTTTCAAGACGTTGTTAATGATGCTGAAGCCATGATGGGAAGCTTCAATGCATCTGAGTACGTTCCATACGTGGGGTGGATTGTGGACAGGCTCTCTGGTAGACTTGAAAAGCTGGAAAGGATTTTCCATGAGTTGGATGATTTTTTCCAACAGGTGATTGATCTTCATCTCGAGCCCGACAGAACAAAACCAGAGCATGAAGACATTATTGATGTGCTGTTGAAAGTAGAGAGGGAGCAAACCGAGGCTGATGCTGCTCACTTCTCTAAAGAAAACATTAAGGCAGTCCTCTTG AATCTCTTCTTAGGTGGAGTCGACACTGGTGCAATTACCATGATATGGGCAATGGCAGAGCTTGTTAGGAGCCCAAAAGTGATGAAGAGAGCACAAGATGAAGTCAGAAAAATCGTTGGAAACAAAGGAAGAGTCACTGAAATTGACACGGATCACCTTCCTTACCTCAAGATGATAATGAAAGAAACTTTTAGGTTGCACCCTCCAGCCACTCTACTTCTCCCAAGACAAACCATGGTACCCTTCAAGCTCAACGGTTATGACATTAACCCTCAATCAGTCATACAAGTTAACGCTTGGGCAATAGGACGAGATCCCCAATACTGGAAGAACCCAGAAGAGTTCATCCCAGAAAGGTTCACCGATAGTTCCGTTGATTATAAAGGGCAAAACTTTGAGTTCTTGCCATTTGGAGCTGGCCGAAGAGGTTGTCCTGGGATATATATGGCAACATCAACCATTGAGCTTGCACTGGCGAATCTTTTGTATTGTTTCGATTGGAAATTGCCGCCTGGGATGAAGGAGGAAGATATTAACATGGAAGAGTCGCTTGGTCTTAGCCTTACTACCAGCAAGAAAACAGCTCTTAATCTTGTGCCAGTCAAGTTGTTTTAG